From a single Eleginops maclovinus isolate JMC-PN-2008 ecotype Puerto Natales chromosome 20, JC_Emac_rtc_rv5, whole genome shotgun sequence genomic region:
- the si:dkey-43k4.5 gene encoding potassium voltage-gated channel subfamily S member 2 translates to MVKERLPGWVLQDSEEGLLHVNVGGLKRSLCCSTLKKFPDTRLGKLLACDSEEDILQVCDDYDVQQKEFYFDRNPGLFPYVLHFYQTGKLHIMEELCVFSFSQEIEYWGINEFFLDSCCSYRFHDRKLESSRHHSWDDDSDVSSIDTSVDEISDLNRDMKHFQEVRHGNIRKCLWLTLENPGYSIPSKLFSLVSISVVLTSVATMCINSIPEYQNFDSEKKLIDDPTRQALEVFCTCWFTFEVVMRLLLAPNKRKFFYQPLNIIDLVSVVPIYITLLLDLVPGAESELGGLGTLIQVLRLMRVFRVLKLARHSTGLRSLGATLRHSYREVGILLLYLAVGVSVFSGIAYTAEYEEDVGLDTIPACWWWGTVSMTTVGYGDVVPVTVAGKLAASGCILGGTLVVALPITIIFNKFSHFYRRQKALEASVRKNHRRKINMSCENEPEEEEEEMEVEDDDTDDMEEDDIDDEDDGGVINYSYVEHPSYSSILKRKELHQL, encoded by the exons ATGGTGAAGGAGAGGCTGCCGGGCTGGGTCCTGCAGGACTCGGAGGAGGGTCTGCTCCACGTGAACGTTGGGGGTCTGAAGAGgagcctctgctgcagcacgcTGAAGAAGTTCCCCGACACCAGACTGGGAAAACTGCTGGCCTGCGACTCCGAGGAGGACATCctgcag GTGTGTGATGACTACGACGTGCAGCAGAAGGAGTTTTACTTCGATAGGAACCCCGGCCTGTTTCCGTACGTTCTGCACTTCTACCAGACGGGGAAACTTCACATCAtggaggagctgtgtgtgttctccttcAG TCAGGAGATCGAGTACTGGGGCATCAACGAGTTCTTCCtggacagctgctgcagctACCGGTTCCATGACCGAAAGCTGGAGAGCAGTCGGCACCACAGCTGGGACGACGACAGCGACGTCAGCAGCATCGACACGTCCGTGGACGAGATATCGGACCTCAACAG GGACATGAAGCACTTCCAGGAGGTCCGTCACGGGAACATCAGGAAGTGTTTGTGGCTGACGCTCGAGAACCCGGGGTACTCCATCCCCAGCAAGCTGTTCAGCCTGGTCTCCATCAGCGTGGTGCTCACCTCCGTCGCCACCATGTGCATCAACAGCATCCCCGAGTATCAG AACTTTGACAGTGAAAAGAAGTTGATTGACGACCCGACCAGGCAGGCTCTGGAGGTTTTCTGCACCTGCTGGTTCACATTCGAG GTGGTGATGCGGCTGCTGCTCGCTCCCAACAAGAGGAAGTTCTTCTACCAGCCTCTGAACATCATCGACTTGGTGTCCGTGGTTCCGATCTATATCACGCTGCTGCTGGACCTCGTGCCGGGAGCCGAGTCTGAGCTGGGAGGCCTGGGGACACTCATACAG GTATTGAGGTTGATGAGGGTCTTCAGGGTTCTGAAGTTGGCTCGACACTCGACAGGACTGCGGTCCCTGGGAGCGACACTGCGG cacAGTTACCGTGAGGTGGGGATCCTGCTTCTGTACCTCGCTGTGGGAGTCTCCGTCTTCTCCGGCATCGCTTACACTGCAGAATATGAAGAG GACGTGGGCCTGGACACCATCCCGGCCTGCTGGTGGTGGGGCACGGTCAGCATGACCACGGTGGGCTACGGAGACGTGGTGCCCGTCACGGTGGCCGGGAAGCTGGCGGCCAGCGGCTGCATCCTGGGCGGCACGCTGGTGGTGGCGCTGCCCATCACCATCATCTTCAACAAGTTCTCTCACTTCTACCGCCGGCAGAAAGCTCTGGAGGCCTCGGTGAGGAAGAACCACCGCCGGAAGATCAACATGAGCTGCGAGAACGAgccggaggaggaagaggaggagatggaggtggAGGATGATGATACTGACGACATGGAGGAGGACGATATAGACGACGAGGACGACGGAGGTGTGATTAACTACAGCTACGTGGAGCATCCGTCATACTCCTCCATACTGAAGAGGAAGGAGCTGCATCAGCTGTGA